A part of Phoenix dactylifera cultivar Barhee BC4 chromosome 2, palm_55x_up_171113_PBpolish2nd_filt_p, whole genome shotgun sequence genomic DNA contains:
- the LOC103720452 gene encoding protein NUCLEAR FUSION DEFECTIVE 4-like isoform X1, with product MAGGQSRKWMILVATVWIQAFTGTNFDFSAYSSDLKAALGISQVQLSYLATASDLGKALGWSSGLALLYLPLPAVLLLAAAIGAAAYAAQWLVLTGRLSLPYLPVFLLCLLAGCSICWFNTVCFVLCIRNFPVNRSLALSLTISFNGVSAALYTLASNALDGSSSTYLLLNATLPVLASAAALLPILRQPPTHLLLLPPDATRRDFHVFLLLNVLAFLTGLYLLLLNSVSSNRPVLARLLLAGAIILLLVPLCIPGTVCARHWVRRTIYSRSGADDVHYSPFSRIEDLDLRKELIRGTNTNSNIHENDSSSSSSSSSSSNDRVVVGEEETRRWWSQRWRCCEGVMEKNRLAAIGEEHSAKRLITRIDFWLYYVAYFCGATVGLVYCNNLGQIAQSLGRESKTTLFVTVYSACSFFGRLLSAAPDFLRGKVYFARTGWLAIALVPMPLAFFLLAEAGDGHALLAGTALVGLSSGFIFAAAVAVTSELFGPNSVGVNHNILITNIPLGSLLYGLLAALVYDANGNSSFRGVQLGDGMVVCMGRKCYAKTFLGWGCITLVGLLSSVFLFLRTRTAYDQAEHGQPMPQSRGGEDFR from the exons atgGCGGGGGGGCAGTCGAGGAAGTGGATGATATTGGTGGCGACGGTGTGGATCCAGGCGTTCACGGGGACCAACTTCGACTTCTCGGCCTACTCGTCGGACCTCAAGGCCGCCTTGGGCATCTCCCAGGTCCAGCTCTCCTATTTGGCCACCGCCTCCGACCTCGGCAAGGCCCTCGGCTGGTCCTCCGGCCTCGCCCTCCTCTACCTCCCCCTCCCCGCCGTCCTCCTCCTCGCCGCCGCCATCGGCGCCGCCGCCTACGCCGCCCAGTGGCTCGTCCTCACCGGCCGCCTCTCCCTCCCCTACCTCCCC GTGTTTCTGCTATGCTTGCTGGCCGGATGCAGCATCTGCTGGTTCAACACCGTGTGCTTCGTGCTGTGCATCCGCAACTTCCCGGTGAACCGCTCCCTCGCGCTCTCCCTGACCATCAGCTTCAACGGCGTCAGCGCCGCCCTGTACACCCTCGCATCCAATGCCTTGGATGGTTCTTCCTCCACCTACCTCCTCCTCAACGCCACCCTCCCTGTCCTCGCTTCTGCCGCCGCCCTCCTCCCCATCCTCCGCCAGCCCCCcacccacctcctcctcctgcctCCCGACGCCACCCGCCGCGACTTCCAcgtcttcctcctcctcaaTGTGCTCGCCTTCCTCACAGGCCtctacctcctcctcctcaactCCGTCTCCTCGAACCGGCCCGTCCTTGCCCGCCTCCTCCTCGCCGGTGCGatcatcctcctcctcgtccCCCTCTGCATTCCAGGCACCGTCTGCGCTCGCCATTGGGTTCGGCGGACCATCTACTCTCGCTCGGGCGCCGACGATGTCCACTACTCTCCATTCAGCCGCATCGAGGACTTGGATCTTCGCAAGGAGCTTATCCGTGGCACCAACACAAACAGCAACATCCATGAGAATgatagcagcagcagcagcagcagcagcagcagcagcaatgaTAGGGTCGtcgttggagaggaggagacgcGGCGATGGTGGTCGCAGCGGTGGCGGTGCTGCGAAGGGGTGATGGAGAAGAACCGGCTGGCGGCGATCGGCGAGGAGCACAGCGCCAAAAGGCTCATCACCCGGATCGATTTCTGGTTATACTACGTGGCCTACTTCTGCGGCGCAACGGTGGGGCTCGTTTACTGCAACAACTTGGGCCAGATTGCCCAGTCCCTGGGAAGGGAGTCCAAGACCACATTGTTCGTCACCGTCTACTCCGCATGCTCCTTCTTTGGCCGTTTGCTCTCCGCCGCCCCTGACTTCCTTCGCGG GAAGGTGTACTTTGCTCGAACGGGATGGTTGGCGATAGCATTGGTGCCGATGCCGCTGGCCTTCTTTCTGCTGGCGGAGGCGGGCGACGGTCATGCTCTGCTTGCAGGCACGGCGTTGGTGGGACTGAGCTCGGGGTTCATCTTCGCGGCCGCGGTGGCGGTCACGTCGGAGCTCTTCGGGCCCAACAGCGTCGGGGTCAATCACAACATCCTCATCACCAACATCCCTCTGGGATCTCTGCTCTATGGCTTGCTTGCTGCCTTGGTGTATGATGCCAATGGGAATTCAAGCTTCAGGGGGGTGCAGCTTGGCGATGGCATGGTGGTGTGCATGGGGAGGAAATGCTATGCTAAGACTTTCTTGGGGTGGGGTTGCATCACTTTGGTCGGGCTGCTCTCTAGTGTGTTCTTGTTTTTGAGGACCAGGACGGCGTACGACCAGGCTGAGCATGGCCAGCCAATGCCGCAGAGCAGGGGTGGCGAGGATTTCCGATGA
- the LOC103720452 gene encoding protein NUCLEAR FUSION DEFECTIVE 4-like isoform X2, with translation MIKVFLLCLLAGCSICWFNTVCFVLCIRNFPVNRSLALSLTISFNGVSAALYTLASNALDGSSSTYLLLNATLPVLASAAALLPILRQPPTHLLLLPPDATRRDFHVFLLLNVLAFLTGLYLLLLNSVSSNRPVLARLLLAGAIILLLVPLCIPGTVCARHWVRRTIYSRSGADDVHYSPFSRIEDLDLRKELIRGTNTNSNIHENDSSSSSSSSSSSNDRVVVGEEETRRWWSQRWRCCEGVMEKNRLAAIGEEHSAKRLITRIDFWLYYVAYFCGATVGLVYCNNLGQIAQSLGRESKTTLFVTVYSACSFFGRLLSAAPDFLRGKVYFARTGWLAIALVPMPLAFFLLAEAGDGHALLAGTALVGLSSGFIFAAAVAVTSELFGPNSVGVNHNILITNIPLGSLLYGLLAALVYDANGNSSFRGVQLGDGMVVCMGRKCYAKTFLGWGCITLVGLLSSVFLFLRTRTAYDQAEHGQPMPQSRGGEDFR, from the exons ATGATAAAG GTGTTTCTGCTATGCTTGCTGGCCGGATGCAGCATCTGCTGGTTCAACACCGTGTGCTTCGTGCTGTGCATCCGCAACTTCCCGGTGAACCGCTCCCTCGCGCTCTCCCTGACCATCAGCTTCAACGGCGTCAGCGCCGCCCTGTACACCCTCGCATCCAATGCCTTGGATGGTTCTTCCTCCACCTACCTCCTCCTCAACGCCACCCTCCCTGTCCTCGCTTCTGCCGCCGCCCTCCTCCCCATCCTCCGCCAGCCCCCcacccacctcctcctcctgcctCCCGACGCCACCCGCCGCGACTTCCAcgtcttcctcctcctcaaTGTGCTCGCCTTCCTCACAGGCCtctacctcctcctcctcaactCCGTCTCCTCGAACCGGCCCGTCCTTGCCCGCCTCCTCCTCGCCGGTGCGatcatcctcctcctcgtccCCCTCTGCATTCCAGGCACCGTCTGCGCTCGCCATTGGGTTCGGCGGACCATCTACTCTCGCTCGGGCGCCGACGATGTCCACTACTCTCCATTCAGCCGCATCGAGGACTTGGATCTTCGCAAGGAGCTTATCCGTGGCACCAACACAAACAGCAACATCCATGAGAATgatagcagcagcagcagcagcagcagcagcagcagcaatgaTAGGGTCGtcgttggagaggaggagacgcGGCGATGGTGGTCGCAGCGGTGGCGGTGCTGCGAAGGGGTGATGGAGAAGAACCGGCTGGCGGCGATCGGCGAGGAGCACAGCGCCAAAAGGCTCATCACCCGGATCGATTTCTGGTTATACTACGTGGCCTACTTCTGCGGCGCAACGGTGGGGCTCGTTTACTGCAACAACTTGGGCCAGATTGCCCAGTCCCTGGGAAGGGAGTCCAAGACCACATTGTTCGTCACCGTCTACTCCGCATGCTCCTTCTTTGGCCGTTTGCTCTCCGCCGCCCCTGACTTCCTTCGCGG GAAGGTGTACTTTGCTCGAACGGGATGGTTGGCGATAGCATTGGTGCCGATGCCGCTGGCCTTCTTTCTGCTGGCGGAGGCGGGCGACGGTCATGCTCTGCTTGCAGGCACGGCGTTGGTGGGACTGAGCTCGGGGTTCATCTTCGCGGCCGCGGTGGCGGTCACGTCGGAGCTCTTCGGGCCCAACAGCGTCGGGGTCAATCACAACATCCTCATCACCAACATCCCTCTGGGATCTCTGCTCTATGGCTTGCTTGCTGCCTTGGTGTATGATGCCAATGGGAATTCAAGCTTCAGGGGGGTGCAGCTTGGCGATGGCATGGTGGTGTGCATGGGGAGGAAATGCTATGCTAAGACTTTCTTGGGGTGGGGTTGCATCACTTTGGTCGGGCTGCTCTCTAGTGTGTTCTTGTTTTTGAGGACCAGGACGGCGTACGACCAGGCTGAGCATGGCCAGCCAATGCCGCAGAGCAGGGGTGGCGAGGATTTCCGATGA
- the LOC103720453 gene encoding xylulose 5-phosphate/phosphate translocator, chloroplastic-like, translating into MLSLQLPFSSCPLLRHTKTQSPVHGSRILRPYFPPHTTLGCLRDPTRLRPSVLLQTPTHGSPILIPRAAAAAAAADGDPDAPPGKEKQEEGIRELKDGEDSIPDLNEDDSTGKSMAENERKSKTTTPNSSTSYLAVVFGLWYFQNVVFNIYNKKVLNIFPYPWLLASFQLFVGSLWMAFLWASRLQPFPRVSKRFFAALLGPALFHTIGHISACVSFSKVAVSFTHVIKASEPVFSVVFSAFLGRFYPIQVWLSVLPIVAGCSLAAVTEVSFNAQGLWTALISNVGFVLRNIYSKQSLQDFSHINGLNLYGWISIVSLLYLFPVAVFVEGSRWPGGFQRALAAVPSPWTFYWWVLLSGIFYHLYNQSSYQALDKISPLTFSVGNTMKRVVVIIASVLVFRNPIRPLNALGSAIAILGTFLYSQATTMGKKENKAVPEKKTS; encoded by the coding sequence ATGCTATCCCTGCAACTTCCCTTTTCGTCATGCCCTCTTCTCCGGCACACCAAAACCCAATCCCCCGTCCACGGATCCCGCATCCTGAGACCTTATTTCCCCCCTCACACCACCCTCGGTTGTCTCCGCGATCCCACCCGTTTGCGCCCCTCTGTCCTCCTCCAAACACCCACCCACGGATCCCCCATTCTAATCCCCAGAGCTGCAgccgcagcagcagcagcagatggAGACCCCGATGCTCCACCAGGAAAGGAGAAGCAAGAAGAAGGCATCAGAGAGCTGAAAGATGGAGAGGACTCCATCCCAGATCTAAATGAAGATGACTCCACCGGTAAATCCATGGCGGAGAACGAACGCAAATCCAAAACCACCACCCCGAATAGCAGTACCTCATATCTGGCCGTGGTGTTCGGCCTGTGGTACTTCCAGAACGTCGTCTTCAACATCTACAACAAGAAGGTCCTCAACATCTTCCCCTACCCCTGGCTTCTGGCTTCCTTCCAGCTATTCGTAGGCTCCCTCTGGATGGCCTTCCTCTGGGCCTCCCGCCTCCAGCCCTTCCCCAGAGTCTCCAAGAGATTCTTCGCCGCCCTCCTCGGCCCCGCCCTCTTCCACACCATCGGCCATATCTCCGCCTGCGTCTCCTTCTCCAAGGTCGCCGTCTCCTTCACCCACGTCATCAAGGCATCCGAGCCCGTCTTCTCCGTCGTCTTCTCCGCCTTCCTCGGCCGCTTCTACCCCATCCAAGTCTGGCTCTCCGTCCTCCCCATCGTCGCCGGCTGCTCCCTCGCCGCGGTCACCGAGGTCTCCTTCAACGCCCAGGGCCTCTGGACCGCCCTCATCTCCAACGTCGGCTTCGTCCTCCGCAACATCTACTCCAAGCAGAGCCTCCAAGATTTCTCCCACATCAATGGCCTCAATCTCTACGGCTGGATCAGCATCGTCTCCCTTCTTTACCTCTTCCCCGTCGCCGTCTTCGTCGAGGGGTCTCGGTGGCCGGGCGGCTTCCAGCGGGCGCTCGCGGCCGTGCCGTCGCCGTGGACGTTCTACTGGTGGGTGCTCCTCTCAGGAATTTTCTACCACCTCTACAACCAGTCGTCTTACCAGGCGCTCGACAAGATCAGTCCGTTGACGTTCTCGGTCGGGAACACCATGAAGCGGGTGGTGGTCATCATCGCCTCGGTGCTGGTCTTCAGGAATCCAATTCGGCCGCTGAATGCTCTTGGGTCGGCCATCGCGATCTTGGGGACTTTCTTGTATTCACAGGCCACGACgatggggaagaaggagaacaaAGCGGTTCCTGAGAAGAAGACTAGCTGA